The genomic stretch CGCCCTGTGCCTCGAGGCGGGCATCCCGGCCGGGGTCGTGAACGTGCTGACCGGCGGGCCCGAGGCCGGCAAGGCGCTGGTGGCGCACCGCGGCGTCAACAAGATCTCGTTCACCGGGTCGACCGAGGTGGGGCAGCAGATCGCCGGCGCGGCCGCGGCCGACCTGAAGCGGGTCAGCTTGGAGCTGGGCGGCAAGGCGCCGAGCATCATCACCCGGGGCGCCGACATCGACGCGGCCGTGGCCGGCAACCTGCAGGGGGCGCTGTTCAACACCGGGCAGGCGTGCGGCGCGTACACCCGGTTCTACGTCGACGCCGAGCGGGCCGACGAGTTCACCGAGAAGATCGCGGCCGCCGCGCAGACCCTCAAGATCGGGCCGGGGCTGGACTTCGACACGGTGCTGGGCCCGCTGGTCTCGCAGGAACACCTCGACCGGGTCACCGGCTACGTCGACGGCGGCGTCGAGCAGGGCGCCCAGCTGGTCACCGGCGGCAAGCGCGCCTCCGGGCCGGGCCTGGACGACGGCTACTTCTTCACCCCGACCGTCTTTTCCGGCGTACGGGACGACATGACCATCGCCCGTGAGGAGATCTTCGGCCCGGTGCTGTCGATCTTCAGCTACGAGGACGAGGACGAGGTCGTCGCGCGGGCCAACGACACCGACTACGGCCTGGCCGCGGTGCTGTGGACGCAGGACCTCACGTCGGCGCACCGGCTGGCCGCCCGCATCCACGCCGGCACCGTTTTCGTCAACCAGCTGCCGCTGATCGACCCGGGCGCGCCGTGGGGCGGGTTCGGCCTGTCCGGATGGGGCCGCGAGATGGGCACGTACGCGCTGGACGAGTTCACCGAGACCAAGGGCGTATGGGTCAACCTGGCCCGATGACCGGTGTGACCGGGCGGCCCGAGACGCTGGTCGACGTCCTGACCCGCCGTGCCGAGGACGACCCCGCCGCCGTGGTGGCGACGTTCCTGGGCGCGGGCAGCATCACGGCCGGTGAGCTGCTGGGCGGGGCGGAACGGATCGCCCGGCAGTTGTCCTCGCCCCGGCTCGGGCTCGGCCCGCAAGCACCGGTGCTCACCTGCCTGCGCCCCGGCGCCGCCCTCGCACAAGTCGTCGCGGGTGTGGCCCGGGCCGGGCGTGTCGAGGTCCCCGTCGCCCTCGACACGCCCGGAGGCAGGCCATTCGGCACGAACGCCCTGGTCACGAACACCCTCGTCACGTCCGAAGGCAGGCGGCAGCACGGAGGCGGGACACGCGACACGAACGTTTTCGACACGCCCGGAGGCGGGGCGCGGACCGGAGGCGAGCCGCGCGCTGCCATAGCGCTGCTCGGCACTGCCGCGCTGGCCGCCAACCCGTCCCTGGCCACCCTGGCCGAGGTCGTGTACACGGTGGACGACGGCGGCGGTCCGGGCACTCTCGACGACCTGCCCCAGGGTCCGCTCCCCCGTCTCCCGGAACCGGGCGATCCCGCGCTCGTGCTGAGCACGTCCGGCACCACCGGACGGCCCAAGGGTGTGCTGCTGCCGCATTTCGCCGGGGTGCGGCACGCACGGCGGGTCAGTGACTCGCTGCGATACGGCCCTGATGACGTTCTGTACAACGCCTTCCCATGGAACCACGTCAACATCCGGCACACCGGCCTGCTCGCCGCTCTGGTCAGCGGCGCACGGCTGCTGGCAGTGCCACGGTTCTCCGCGTCGGCCTTCTGGACCATCTGCCGGGACGAGGGAGTGACCGCGTTCAACTTCATGGGTGCGGTCGCGGCGATCCTCCTGCGTACGGCGAACGATGACGGTGGGCATCGGGTCACCCGGGCCTACGGTGGTCCGGCCCCGCGCCGGCTGGTGGAGCAGTTCCGGTCCCGCTTCGGCGTCCAGCTGATCGAGGCGTACGCGTGCACCGAGCTCGGCGACGTCACCTCCAACCGCATCGGGGACGTCACGCCGGGCACGGCCGGAAAACCGCTTCCCGAGTACGAGGTCACGCTGCGCGACGCCGACGGGAGGCCCGTGCCGCCGGGTGAGGTGGGTGGCATCACGGTCCGGCCCCGGCACCGGCACATCAGCACCCTGGGTTACGCCGGGGTGCCCGGCAAACCGCCGGAGTGGATCACGACCGGGGATCTGGGACGGTTCGACGAGGGCGGGCGGCTGGTCTTCTGCGGTCGGCACTCCGACGTTGTCCGGCGCCGCGGCGAGAACATCTCGGCGTGGGACGTGGAGTCGGCCGTTGCCGCCATGCCCGGCGTACGGGAAGCAGCCGCGGTAGGGGTCAGCTCCGAGTTCACGGAGGAGGACCTGCTCGTCGCGGTGGCCCCAGCAGCCGGAGCAACACCGGGACAGACACACGCAGCCGGCAGAACGCCGGACCAGACACACGCAGCCGGCGCCACACCGGAAGAGACACGCGCGGCCGGCGCGACGCCGGTCCGGACGCACCCGCCCGAAGCGGCGCCGGACCACACCCACGCCGCCGGGTTGACCCCCGAGCGGGTGCACGCGTGGTGCCGCGAAAACCTGCCCCGCCACGCCTGGCCCCGCTACATCACCGTCCTGGAGTCGTTGCCCCGCAACGGTTCCGGCAAAGTCAGCAAACCCGCCCTGCGCGACCCGGCCGTGGTGGCCGCGGCCGCTGACCTCGAGCACCTGAGGCGTACGGCGTCGACTGGAAAGGATCCGCAGTGAAAGTCCTGGACTTGACCGACGAGCTCGGCGCCGCAGCGATACGTGCCCTCATAGGACTGGGCGCCGACGTCGTACGGGTTCCCGGCAGTGGCCCGGCCGACCGAGCCGCCGCCCTGCACTGGTACGCGGGCACGAAAACGGCGGCAACCGGCGACCTCGACGCGCTGGCCGCCGAAGCCGACGTGATCGTGGAGAGCGGCCCGGTCGCCAAGCTGCGCGGCCTCACCAAGGACGGCGAGTCCCGCTGGCCCGGCCTCGTCCACGTCGTGGTGACCTCGTTCGGCCTGACCGGCCCGCGCCGCGACTGGCTGGCCGACGACCTGATCGCGGCGTCCGCGGGTGGCATGACCTGGCTCGGCGGCCGCCCCGACGGGCCGCCCAAACCGCCGCCGCGCGAGTCGGCGCTGCAGGTCGCGGGCGCGCACGCGGCGATCGGCGCCTGCCTGGGCCTGATCGCGAGGGACCGGGACGGCGCCGGCCAGCTGATCGACGTGTC from Paractinoplanes brasiliensis encodes the following:
- a CDS encoding aldehyde dehydrogenase family protein, translated to MAEQLLIGGEWVPAASGQVSETFDPAGGTKLADFAEAGSADVDAAVGAARAAFEDPAWRDLSPDGRGRLLWKVADLIERDAAALAELETRDQGMPIALTTNVNVTLAAQVFRYYAGWATKIEGKLSSVSVPDTLHYTRREPLGVVGLITPWNFPFAIAAWKLAPALATGNTVVLKPAEQTPLSTLKLGALCLEAGIPAGVVNVLTGGPEAGKALVAHRGVNKISFTGSTEVGQQIAGAAAADLKRVSLELGGKAPSIITRGADIDAAVAGNLQGALFNTGQACGAYTRFYVDAERADEFTEKIAAAAQTLKIGPGLDFDTVLGPLVSQEHLDRVTGYVDGGVEQGAQLVTGGKRASGPGLDDGYFFTPTVFSGVRDDMTIAREEIFGPVLSIFSYEDEDEVVARANDTDYGLAAVLWTQDLTSAHRLAARIHAGTVFVNQLPLIDPGAPWGGFGLSGWGREMGTYALDEFTETKGVWVNLAR
- a CDS encoding class I adenylate-forming enzyme family protein — protein: MTGVTGRPETLVDVLTRRAEDDPAAVVATFLGAGSITAGELLGGAERIARQLSSPRLGLGPQAPVLTCLRPGAALAQVVAGVARAGRVEVPVALDTPGGRPFGTNALVTNTLVTSEGRRQHGGGTRDTNVFDTPGGGARTGGEPRAAIALLGTAALAANPSLATLAEVVYTVDDGGGPGTLDDLPQGPLPRLPEPGDPALVLSTSGTTGRPKGVLLPHFAGVRHARRVSDSLRYGPDDVLYNAFPWNHVNIRHTGLLAALVSGARLLAVPRFSASAFWTICRDEGVTAFNFMGAVAAILLRTANDDGGHRVTRAYGGPAPRRLVEQFRSRFGVQLIEAYACTELGDVTSNRIGDVTPGTAGKPLPEYEVTLRDADGRPVPPGEVGGITVRPRHRHISTLGYAGVPGKPPEWITTGDLGRFDEGGRLVFCGRHSDVVRRRGENISAWDVESAVAAMPGVREAAAVGVSSEFTEEDLLVAVAPAAGATPGQTHAAGRTPDQTHAAGATPEETRAAGATPVRTHPPEAAPDHTHAAGLTPERVHAWCRENLPRHAWPRYITVLESLPRNGSGKVSKPALRDPAVVAAAADLEHLRRTASTGKDPQ